The following coding sequences lie in one Gorilla gorilla gorilla isolate KB3781 chromosome 5, NHGRI_mGorGor1-v2.1_pri, whole genome shotgun sequence genomic window:
- the LOC101136632 gene encoding histone H2B type 1-C/E/F/G/I, with the protein MPVYDRSSTNITSCTVRTLAFLFRLWTKCLFIMPEPAKSAPAPKKGSKKAVTKAQKKDGKKRKRSRKESYSVYVYKVLKQVHPDTGISSKAMGIMNSFVNDIFERIAGEASRLAHYNKRSTITSREIQTAVRLLLPGELAKHAVSEGTKAVTKYTSSK; encoded by the coding sequence ATGCCAGTTTACGATAGGAGCTCTACAAATATTACCAGCTGCACAGTGAGGACACTTGCATTTCTCTTTAGGTTGTGGACGAAGTGTTTATTTATCATGCCTGAGCCTGCTAAGTCCGCTCCTGCCCCAAAGAAGGGCTCCAAAAAGGCGGTGACCAAGGCGCAGAAGAAGGATGGTAAGAAGCGCAAACGTAGCCGCAAGGAGAGCTATTCCGTGTACGTGTACAAGGTGCTAAAGCAGGTCCACCCCGACACCGGCATCTCATCCAAGGCCATGGGCATCATGAACTCCTTCGTCAACGATATCTTCGAGCGCATCGCTGGCGAGGCTTCCCGCCTGGCGCATTACAACAAGCGCTCGACTATCACCTCCAGAGAGATCCAGACGGCCGTGCGCCTGCTGCTGCCCGGGGAGCTGGCTAAGCACGCCGTGTCAGAGGGCACCAAGGCTGTCACCAAGTACACCAGCTCTAAGTAA